A part of Desulfobacter sp. genomic DNA contains:
- a CDS encoding monovalent cation/H+ antiporter subunit D family protein has protein sequence MNNYPAIVVIAPLLGAFFAGITAWVEDRFTYPIALMALGIACCAAIGDLCIVLTSGPIQYKMAGWAPPMGIEYRIDALNAMVLVLVTGIAFLNLVASYQNVRQETSDRTGAFYVMYLLFVVGLTGVVSTGDLFNLYVLIEITSLSSYTMIALGDKDRGALASLNYIFIGVIGASFYLLGVGYIYIKTGSLNMADVASMMPAMAESSTMLAAFILCILGVFIKMALFPVHVWLPNAYSYAPVGFARIVAPLMTKVMVYAMVRLMITVFGFDYIFNTLSLAEGVVWMGTIAVLAGGIMALSQKNLKKMLTYIIVCEIGYMVGGAWLGNTLGMTGAILHILNDALMTFALFLAVGNMVYKLDRVDISDLQGLFAKMPWTMGGFVLAAFSIVGVPPTCGFFSKWYLILGAFEAGAYHFAAALLISSLICAVLFFKVFEVCFFEPMSEGHGDHGHAAVAMEEAPVSSLAVLGIVCVSLVVVGLYSGTIVDTVITPLLN, from the coding sequence ATGAATAATTATCCAGCAATCGTTGTCATCGCTCCGCTGCTTGGGGCCTTTTTCGCGGGGATCACCGCATGGGTGGAAGACCGGTTTACCTACCCCATTGCCCTCATGGCTCTGGGCATTGCCTGCTGTGCGGCCATCGGGGACCTGTGCATCGTACTCACCTCCGGCCCCATCCAGTACAAAATGGCCGGCTGGGCACCGCCCATGGGGATTGAGTACCGCATCGACGCACTCAACGCCATGGTCCTGGTCCTGGTTACCGGCATCGCCTTTTTAAACCTGGTGGCAAGCTATCAAAATGTACGCCAGGAAACTTCGGACCGGACCGGTGCCTTTTATGTGATGTATCTGCTCTTTGTGGTGGGGCTTACCGGCGTGGTCTCCACCGGCGACCTGTTTAACCTTTATGTGCTCATTGAGATCACCTCATTGAGTTCCTATACCATGATCGCCCTGGGAGACAAGGACCGGGGGGCGTTGGCCTCCCTGAACTATATCTTCATCGGGGTCATCGGCGCCTCCTTCTACCTGCTCGGGGTGGGCTATATCTATATTAAGACCGGTTCCCTGAACATGGCCGATGTGGCATCCATGATGCCGGCCATGGCCGAGTCCTCCACCATGCTGGCGGCATTCATCCTCTGCATCCTGGGTGTATTTATCAAAATGGCCCTGTTTCCGGTCCATGTCTGGCTGCCCAATGCGTACTCTTACGCCCCCGTGGGCTTTGCCCGCATTGTGGCCCCATTGATGACCAAGGTGATGGTCTATGCCATGGTAAGACTGATGATCACGGTGTTCGGCTTTGATTATATCTTCAATACCCTGAGCCTGGCCGAAGGCGTGGTATGGATGGGCACCATCGCCGTCCTGGCCGGCGGCATCATGGCGCTGTCCCAGAAAAACCTCAAGAAAATGCTCACCTACATCATTGTCTGTGAAATCGGATACATGGTGGGGGGCGCCTGGCTGGGGAACACCCTGGGAATGACCGGCGCCATCCTGCATATTCTCAATGATGCCCTGATGACCTTTGCCCTTTTCCTGGCCGTGGGCAATATGGTGTACAAGCTGGACCGGGTGGACATATCGGACCTCCAGGGGCTGTTCGCCAAGATGCCCTGGACCATGGGCGGGTTTGTCCTGGCCGCCTTCAGCATCGTGGGGGTTCCCCCCACCTGCGGGTTCTTTTCAAAATGGTACCTGATTCTGGGTGCCTTTGAAGCCGGAGCATACCACTTTGCAGCGGCCCTGCTGATCTCATCATTGATCTGTGCCGTGCTTTTCTTCAAGGTTTTTGAAGTCTGTTTTTTCGAGCCCATGTCAGAGGGCCACGGTGATCACGGCCATGCCGCCGTTGCCATGGAAGAGGCGCCGGTGTCCTCACTGGCCGTTCTGGGGATTGTCTGTGTCTCCCTGGTGGTGGTCGGACTTTACTCCGGCACCATTGTGGATACGGTGATCACCCCCCTGCTCAACTAG
- a CDS encoding Na(+)/H(+) antiporter subunit D, whose protein sequence is MTTNLVPPAFILIFGALLVPFLRGKLKQGYMLFLPAAALVVLMSLPLGVHFTTQFSGFDIILGRLDRLSRIFTLIFIIMAFLGVLFALQVDDNLQQVSGLVYAGATLGVVMAGDWLSLYVFWEIMAVASTFLVIASRTKESREAGFRYLLVHLAGGLFLLGGIIFYIHKNGTAAFDYVGLSDLGSWLIFIGIALNAAAIPLHAWLPDAYPMGTPTSTVFLSAFTTKSAVYLLVRTFPGTELLIIIGGLMVSMPIFYAVLENDIRRVLSYSLMNQVGFMLVGVGIGTELALNGAVAHAFCHIIYKALLFMAAGSVLQMTGKIKCTEIGGLYKTMPLTCLFCCVGAASISAFPLFSGFVSKSMIVSASGHEKMFMIWLVLQFASTGVVDHAGIKVPFFTFFGHDSGIRAKEPPKNMLLAMGIAAALCVGLGVFYQPLYALLPFPVHYVPYTGAHVVGQLQLLLFGAFAFTLLILSGYYVPEIRSRNLDADWIYRKIGSLSYTAMDKVFNSLNSASEGVLMAMVKGVSGFVRESATHVSMFSAVNFWLIRGYRGRHLAFKKEQLYHDLTHGTFPIGIGAAIAVSFVMLIFALT, encoded by the coding sequence ATGACAACTAATCTTGTTCCTCCTGCATTTATTCTGATATTCGGCGCCCTGCTTGTCCCCTTTCTCAGGGGAAAACTCAAACAGGGATATATGCTTTTCCTGCCTGCGGCAGCCCTGGTTGTTCTGATGAGCCTGCCCCTGGGCGTACACTTTACCACCCAGTTTTCCGGGTTTGACATCATCCTGGGACGCCTGGACAGGCTTTCAAGGATATTCACCCTTATTTTCATTATCATGGCCTTCCTCGGCGTGCTTTTTGCCCTGCAGGTGGACGACAATCTCCAACAGGTGTCTGGCCTGGTTTATGCCGGCGCCACCCTGGGCGTGGTCATGGCGGGGGACTGGCTTTCGCTGTATGTATTCTGGGAAATCATGGCCGTGGCCTCCACCTTTCTGGTCATTGCCTCACGGACAAAGGAGTCGCGGGAGGCAGGATTCCGGTACCTGCTGGTTCATCTGGCAGGGGGGCTTTTCCTTCTGGGCGGCATCATTTTCTATATCCATAAAAACGGCACTGCCGCATTCGATTATGTGGGGCTGTCCGATCTGGGCTCCTGGCTGATCTTCATCGGCATTGCCCTGAACGCCGCCGCCATTCCCCTGCATGCCTGGCTGCCCGACGCCTACCCCATGGGCACCCCGACATCCACGGTATTTTTAAGCGCCTTTACCACCAAATCAGCGGTTTACCTGCTCGTACGTACCTTTCCGGGCACGGAACTGCTCATCATCATCGGCGGCCTCATGGTGTCCATGCCTATTTTTTACGCCGTTCTTGAAAACGATATCCGGCGGGTGCTCTCCTACAGCCTGATGAACCAGGTCGGCTTCATGCTGGTCGGGGTGGGTATCGGCACGGAACTGGCCCTGAACGGGGCGGTGGCCCACGCCTTCTGCCATATCATTTACAAGGCCCTCCTATTCATGGCCGCCGGCTCAGTACTCCAGATGACGGGAAAAATCAAATGTACGGAAATCGGCGGGCTGTACAAAACCATGCCTTTGACCTGCCTGTTCTGCTGTGTGGGGGCGGCCTCCATATCCGCGTTTCCGCTCTTTTCAGGCTTTGTATCAAAGTCCATGATCGTCTCCGCCTCCGGCCATGAAAAGATGTTCATGATATGGCTGGTGCTGCAGTTTGCCTCCACCGGCGTTGTGGACCATGCAGGGATCAAGGTGCCCTTCTTTACCTTTTTCGGCCATGACTCCGGCATCCGGGCCAAGGAACCGCCTAAAAACATGCTCCTGGCCATGGGCATTGCCGCAGCCCTGTGCGTGGGCCTGGGCGTATTCTACCAGCCCCTGTATGCCCTCCTGCCCTTTCCGGTCCATTATGTCCCCTATACCGGCGCCCATGTGGTGGGGCAGCTCCAACTGCTGCTTTTCGGGGCCTTTGCCTTTACCCTCCTGATCCTATCGGGATACTACGTTCCTGAAATCAGGAGCCGGAACCTGGACGCAGACTGGATTTACAGAAAAATCGGCAGCCTCTCCTACACTGCCATGGACAAGGTATTCAACAGCCTTAATTCAGCCAGTGAGGGTGTCCTCATGGCCATGGTTAAAGGTGTCAGCGGATTTGTCAGGGAGTCGGCCACCCATGTAAGTATGTTTTCAGCCGTTAATTTCTGGCTGATCCGGGGCTACCGGGGCCGCCACCTGGCCTTTAAAAAAGAGCAGCTATACCATGACCTCACCCACGGCACCTTTCCCATAGGAATCGGTGCGGCCATTGCGGTTTCATTTGTTATGCTGATTTTTGCACTCACATAA
- a CDS encoding DUF3786 domain-containing protein gives MAISSQVYQEHYRKYCRQLDTVDWKAAAPRLGLEFDGQTCQVRFLDRIYGVSSAGVFYKDGETADYITSVILFKYLLLCPERIHSDAEWCTFRDFKKQSAFNNVNYFQTDTLNRIVNRFSGRLDDLYAAGRAIGGYDASLDTSYDLSMAFDALPRIQLLMAFNDGDEEFPAYCQVFFQRQAEHYLDPESLAGTGARLAGRLVDIDKENKDA, from the coding sequence ATGGCTATATCGTCGCAAGTCTATCAGGAACATTACCGGAAATACTGCAGGCAGCTTGACACAGTGGACTGGAAGGCGGCGGCCCCCCGGCTCGGCCTGGAATTTGACGGCCAGACCTGTCAGGTCCGTTTTCTGGATCGTATCTACGGGGTTTCCTCTGCCGGCGTTTTCTATAAGGATGGAGAAACCGCAGATTACATCACCAGTGTTATTCTTTTCAAGTACCTCCTTCTATGCCCTGAGCGGATTCATTCGGATGCGGAATGGTGCACCTTCAGGGATTTTAAGAAGCAGTCGGCCTTTAACAACGTCAATTATTTTCAAACCGATACCCTCAACAGGATTGTGAACCGGTTTTCGGGCAGGTTAGACGACCTCTATGCCGCAGGCCGGGCCATCGGCGGATACGATGCCAGCCTTGATACCTCATATGACCTGTCCATGGCCTTTGATGCCCTGCCCAGGATACAGCTGCTCATGGCATTCAACGATGGAGACGAAGAATTTCCTGCCTATTGCCAGGTTTTTTTTCAAAGACAGGCTGAGCATTACCTGGATCCTGAATCCCTGGCCGGGACCGGGGCCCGGCTGGCCGGCCGGCTCGTGGATATTGACAAAGAAAACAAGGATGCCTGA
- a CDS encoding monovalent cation/H+ antiporter subunit D family protein: MELITSFKPLLAVLVSLLVIPVLVSSSEKPNVREAWTFVAGAIKFLIVVSMLPAILKGNQVVLTLFKIAPGADIAFRVDALGMLFALVASSLYLITSMYSIGYMRGLNEHGQTRFVSFFALAISATIGAAFSANLLTLYLFYEILSLATYPLVAHHQDAKSRISGRRYLTFILGTSIGLVLPAMIYCYHVTGTLEFTASGIFTNEMPRPQAMVLLLMFVFGFAKAGIMPFHSWLPAAMVAPTPVSALLHAVAVVKVGVFSIIRVLTGIFGLELLNWMEFGTLVACIASVTILVSSAIALSQDEFKRRLAYSTIGQLSYIVLGAALLSPKGVTGGMLHIAMHAFGKITLFFVAGAVFVATGKKYISQMVGIGYRMPVTMSAFLIGAMSIIGLPPTGGFISKWYLVLGTLEGDQMVMLFVLLTSSLLNAAYFMPIFYKAFFCTPEEAMFERKVEEAPMMCVVPLVITALISFVLFFAPQPFLDLASLAVKGFIGG; this comes from the coding sequence ATGGAACTAATAACGTCGTTTAAACCTCTTCTGGCTGTGCTGGTCTCTCTGCTGGTGATTCCGGTTCTGGTCTCCTCATCGGAAAAGCCCAATGTCCGGGAGGCCTGGACTTTTGTTGCCGGCGCCATCAAGTTTTTGATTGTGGTCTCTATGCTGCCGGCGATCCTCAAAGGGAACCAGGTGGTACTGACCCTGTTTAAGATTGCTCCGGGGGCGGATATTGCTTTCAGGGTGGACGCCCTGGGCATGCTTTTCGCTCTGGTGGCCTCTTCCCTGTATCTGATTACCTCCATGTACTCCATCGGGTATATGCGGGGCCTGAACGAACACGGGCAGACCCGGTTTGTCTCTTTTTTCGCTTTGGCCATTTCAGCCACCATCGGGGCGGCATTTTCCGCCAACCTGCTGACCCTCTATCTCTTTTATGAGATTCTGTCGCTTGCCACTTATCCTCTGGTTGCCCATCATCAGGATGCCAAATCAAGGATTTCAGGGCGCAGGTACCTGACCTTTATCCTGGGCACTTCCATCGGCCTGGTCCTGCCGGCCATGATTTACTGCTACCATGTCACCGGCACCCTGGAATTTACCGCCTCAGGCATTTTCACCAATGAAATGCCCCGGCCCCAGGCCATGGTCCTGCTGCTCATGTTTGTCTTCGGCTTTGCCAAGGCCGGCATCATGCCCTTCCACTCCTGGCTGCCCGCAGCCATGGTGGCGCCCACCCCGGTTTCGGCCCTTCTCCATGCCGTGGCCGTTGTAAAGGTGGGGGTTTTCTCCATTATCAGGGTGCTTACCGGTATTTTCGGGCTTGAACTGCTCAACTGGATGGAGTTCGGTACCCTGGTGGCCTGCATTGCCTCGGTGACCATCCTGGTCTCATCGGCAATCGCCCTGTCCCAGGATGAATTCAAGCGGCGGCTGGCCTATTCCACCATCGGGCAGCTTTCATACATCGTTCTGGGCGCGGCCCTGCTTTCCCCCAAGGGGGTTACCGGCGGCATGCTTCACATCGCCATGCACGCCTTCGGAAAGATCACCCTCTTCTTTGTTGCCGGCGCCGTCTTTGTCGCCACCGGCAAAAAATACATCTCCCAGATGGTGGGCATCGGTTACCGCATGCCGGTGACCATGAGCGCTTTTCTCATCGGCGCGATGTCTATTATCGGGCTGCCCCCCACCGGCGGGTTTATTTCAAAGTGGTATCTTGTGCTGGGCACCCTTGAAGGGGACCAGATGGTCATGCTCTTTGTGCTGCTGACCTCATCCCTGCTTAATGCTGCCTATTTTATGCCCATCTTTTACAAGGCCTTTTTCTGCACCCCGGAGGAGGCCATGTTTGAACGGAAGGTCGAGGAAGCACCCATGATGTGTGTGGTCCCCCTGGTGATCACCGCATTGATTTCCTTTGTTCTCTTTTTTGCGCCCCAGCCCTTCCTGGACCTGGCATCCCTTGCCGTTAAAGGATTTATCGGAGGTTAA
- a CDS encoding DUF3786 domain-containing protein, whose protein sequence is MEKFNSAMDVFKLLEKTNCRKCNKPTCLAFAAAVFQGRSPLEECPHIDEETLKTYGGGNNRRESRLEQGYDEAMKQLKAKIRQTDIEARAHLLGAEFSKGRLTLKILGKDFSVDANGEISTDIHVNPWIAPPVMRYILSGKGLTPTQTWVPFRELETAGDWARFFEHQCIRSLKQVADASPTFFEDIIELFNGRPVKNHYEADIALVIHPLPLLPMLICYNYPEDGLESDLNLFFDNTADKNLPVENIYTLATGLANMLKKLADTHGGHIAFHS, encoded by the coding sequence ATGGAGAAATTCAACAGCGCCATGGACGTATTCAAACTGCTTGAGAAAACCAATTGCCGGAAGTGCAACAAACCCACCTGTCTGGCCTTTGCCGCAGCCGTCTTCCAGGGGCGCAGTCCCCTGGAGGAGTGCCCCCATATCGATGAAGAAACCTTGAAGACCTATGGCGGAGGGAATAACCGCCGCGAATCCCGATTGGAGCAGGGCTATGACGAGGCCATGAAGCAACTGAAGGCAAAAATCAGGCAGACAGACATTGAGGCCAGGGCCCATCTGCTGGGTGCCGAATTTTCAAAGGGGCGGCTGACCCTGAAAATTCTCGGCAAGGATTTCAGTGTAGATGCAAATGGGGAAATCTCAACCGATATCCATGTCAATCCCTGGATCGCCCCGCCGGTGATGCGGTATATCCTTTCCGGCAAAGGGCTGACGCCCACCCAGACTTGGGTGCCTTTCAGGGAGCTTGAAACCGCCGGGGACTGGGCCAGGTTTTTTGAACATCAATGTATCCGGTCCCTAAAGCAGGTGGCAGACGCAAGCCCCACCTTTTTTGAAGACATCATTGAATTGTTTAACGGCAGACCGGTAAAAAATCATTATGAGGCAGATATTGCCCTGGTGATTCATCCGCTGCCTCTGCTGCCCATGCTCATCTGCTACAACTACCCGGAGGACGGTCTTGAATCGGATTTAAATCTTTTTTTTGATAATACGGCCGATAAAAACCTGCCCGTTGAAAACATTTACACCCTTGCGACGGGGCTGGCCAATATGCTCAAAAAACTGGCCGACACCCATGGCGGGCATATCGCCTTTCATTCATAA
- a CDS encoding TrkH family potassium uptake protein, which produces MRWPFILKIIGILLFVLGLSMAVPLGCSLYMGDGAHRGHGIAMGLTMAMGMVLTLASVRAQGHTYINQREGMAVVALGWLSVGLFGALPFFMAPDFANYTDAFFESVSGFTTTGSSIMTNIEGAAPSLLLWRSLIQWLGGMGIIVLSLAILPFLGVGGIQLYKAEVPSPVPDKLAPRLSESAKILWMVYAGMTLLLCVFLYLGGMPLLESACHALTTLPTGGFSPKNASIAHYDSAYFDYVISAFMILAGINFSLHYQLLRGRPLAFWRDSECRFFLGMVVLLTVFVTLNTLGPVYNTLEEAFRFATFQVASIVTTTGFATADYEQYPGFSQAIIFFLMFMGASAGSTGGGMKCARIMVCCKYCYRELFKLIHPRSISHIKVNNTIIPEDLLRSIFGFLALYILIFVVAAMSLAAMGVDLVTALGATASCLGNIGPGFGTVGPAENFAHLPQLGKWLLSWCMLAGRLEIYTVIILLVPEFWKK; this is translated from the coding sequence ATGCGCTGGCCATTTATACTTAAAATCATCGGTATCCTCCTCTTTGTCCTGGGATTATCCATGGCCGTGCCCCTGGGCTGCAGCCTTTACATGGGAGACGGGGCACACAGGGGCCACGGCATTGCAATGGGGCTGACCATGGCCATGGGCATGGTACTCACCCTGGCCTCGGTCAGAGCCCAGGGTCATACCTATATCAACCAGAGGGAAGGCATGGCCGTGGTGGCTTTAGGCTGGCTTTCCGTAGGATTGTTCGGCGCCCTGCCCTTTTTCATGGCCCCGGATTTTGCCAATTATACCGATGCTTTTTTTGAATCCGTATCCGGATTCACCACCACCGGTTCTTCCATCATGACAAACATCGAGGGGGCAGCCCCCAGCCTTCTGCTCTGGCGCAGCCTCATCCAATGGCTGGGGGGCATGGGGATCATTGTACTCTCTTTGGCCATTCTCCCCTTCCTGGGTGTGGGCGGCATCCAGCTTTACAAGGCCGAAGTGCCCAGCCCCGTCCCGGACAAGCTTGCACCCAGGCTGTCGGAATCGGCCAAAATTCTCTGGATGGTCTATGCCGGCATGACCCTTTTGCTGTGCGTATTTCTCTACCTCGGCGGCATGCCGCTTCTGGAATCGGCCTGCCACGCCCTGACCACCCTGCCCACGGGGGGGTTTTCCCCAAAAAACGCCTCTATTGCCCATTATGATTCAGCCTATTTTGACTATGTTATCAGCGCTTTCATGATCCTGGCCGGCATCAATTTTTCCCTCCACTACCAATTGCTCAGGGGCCGCCCCCTGGCCTTCTGGCGGGACAGTGAATGCCGTTTTTTCCTTGGCATGGTGGTGCTGCTCACCGTCTTTGTCACCTTGAACACCCTGGGACCGGTGTATAATACCCTTGAAGAGGCATTCCGGTTCGCCACCTTCCAGGTGGCCTCCATTGTAACCACCACAGGATTTGCCACGGCCGATTACGAACAATACCCGGGCTTTTCCCAGGCCATCATCTTTTTCCTCATGTTCATGGGGGCATCGGCCGGCTCCACCGGCGGCGGCATGAAATGCGCCCGGATCATGGTCTGCTGCAAATACTGCTACCGCGAGCTGTTCAAGCTCATCCATCCAAGATCCATCAGCCATATCAAGGTCAACAACACCATTATCCCCGAGGATCTGCTCAGGTCCATCTTTGGCTTCCTGGCCCTGTATATCCTGATTTTTGTTGTGGCCGCCATGTCCCTGGCCGCCATGGGGGTGGACCTGGTTACGGCCTTGGGCGCCACTGCCTCCTGCCTCGGCAACATCGGCCCAGGATTCGGCACCGTCGGGCCGGCGGAAAATTTCGCCCACCTGCCCCAGCTGGGCAAATGGCTGCTCTCCTGGTGCATGCTGGCCGGCCGCCTGGAAATATACACGGTGATCATCCTGCTGGTTCCGGAATTCTGGAAAAAATAA
- a CDS encoding cyclic nucleotide-binding domain-containing protein, whose translation MVEIADLKKINFMKDLPEDVLEKVAAVAQLENFGEEAILLRQGQEQSLIYMLVSGKIFINCRAASGKALTLDELTAGQTCGLSSLLENSPSTYTAICAEESAVITLSSAQLLQVFESDYSIGYRFMEKVVEKFKNRMGKHTQRFMDALASHPAIG comes from the coding sequence ATGGTTGAAATTGCAGACCTTAAAAAGATAAATTTCATGAAAGACCTGCCGGAAGATGTTCTGGAAAAGGTGGCGGCCGTGGCCCAGCTTGAAAATTTCGGCGAGGAAGCCATCCTTCTGCGCCAGGGCCAGGAACAGAGTCTGATCTATATGCTGGTTTCCGGTAAAATTTTCATCAATTGCCGGGCGGCATCGGGCAAGGCCCTGACGCTGGACGAACTCACCGCCGGCCAGACCTGCGGCCTCTCTTCCCTTCTGGAAAATTCCCCGTCCACCTACACGGCCATCTGCGCCGAGGAGAGCGCTGTCATCACGCTGTCTTCCGCGCAGCTGCTCCAGGTATTTGAATCGGACTACAGCATCGGATACCGGTTCATGGAAAAGGTGGTGGAAAAATTCAAAAACCGTATGGGAAAGCATACCCAGCGTTTCATGGACGCCCTGGCCAGCCATCCGGCCATCGGGTGA
- a CDS encoding cyclic nucleotide-binding domain-containing protein — protein sequence MVKIEDLKRINMLSRVPDHLLEIISQEAQLNIYGTHTRLFSVGEDIHTFYMMIMGQVALKVALNDDIDVVLDNLQSGRSFGSSALMEGAVASYTAECQEPCEVITLYGPDLRERFKTNPELAYHFMTGVAGQYKRTMDKRARMIMKTLEERPDLRQGIDDINQLTPTY from the coding sequence ATGGTAAAAATAGAAGATCTGAAACGGATTAACATGCTCAGCAGGGTGCCCGACCACCTGCTTGAGATCATCAGCCAGGAGGCCCAGCTCAATATTTACGGCACCCATACCCGGTTGTTTTCGGTGGGGGAGGATATCCATACCTTTTATATGATGATCATGGGGCAGGTGGCCTTGAAAGTGGCCCTAAACGATGATATCGACGTGGTGCTGGACAACCTGCAGTCCGGCCGCTCCTTCGGTTCCTCAGCCCTTATGGAGGGCGCAGTGGCCTCCTATACAGCGGAATGCCAGGAACCCTGCGAAGTGATCACCCTCTACGGCCCGGACCTCCGGGAGCGGTTCAAGACCAACCCTGAACTGGCCTACCATTTTATGACCGGGGTGGCCGGCCAGTACAAGCGGACCATGGACAAGCGGGCCAGGATGATTATGAAAACCCTGGAAGAGCGGCCCGACCTTAGACAGGGCATCGATGATATTAACCAGCTGACGCCGACATATTAA
- a CDS encoding Na(+)/H(+) antiporter subunit D, whose translation MTISHMPALIFMLGGLLIPLFRGKAKSIYMMLIPVVGFINLLNLPMGEHLAWTMGDFNLVLLNIDRLNLVFGYIFHIIAFITTIYILNFKDNVEFVAGFFYAGAALGTIFAGDLFTFFVFWESLTVGSVMLIWSRKTKAAQAAGFRYLMVHAFGGLVLLAGIVIHYSQTGSLEMAHFTLNGLASYLMFFGIGINCAWPLVHPWLTDAYPEATIGGTVFLSAFTTKTAVYALARLYPGTELLIWIGVGMAAFPIFYAVIENDLRRVLAYSLINQVGFMVVGIGVGTELAINGAVAHAFNDILFKGLLFMSMGAVMYRTGKINATDLGGLYKSMPWTCAFCIVGAASISAFPLFSGFVSKSMVMSAVAENSHLPGQGALVAVWLVLLFAAAGVFHHAGIKIPFFAFFGHDSGIRVKEAPKNMLIAMGMAAFLCIFIGTFPKFLYRVLPFATDYQPYTISHVLTQTELLFFSALAFALLLLGGIYPAEQRAVNLDADWVYRKGGRGVYALLANTLNPMNAKSESVFQRVIAWATRFFKDAGARIALFLSVNVWLMSGMKRKRLELKKNRLYNDVLQETLPIGMGAAIAVSFIILVFILT comes from the coding sequence ATGACAATTAGCCACATGCCCGCCCTGATTTTCATGCTGGGCGGACTGCTGATTCCCCTTTTCAGGGGGAAGGCAAAATCAATTTACATGATGCTCATCCCTGTGGTCGGGTTTATCAACCTGCTGAATCTGCCCATGGGTGAACACCTGGCCTGGACCATGGGGGATTTCAACCTGGTGCTCCTGAACATCGACCGGCTGAATCTGGTCTTCGGGTACATCTTCCACATCATTGCATTCATCACCACCATTTATATCCTGAACTTCAAGGATAACGTGGAGTTTGTGGCCGGCTTCTTTTACGCGGGGGCCGCCCTGGGTACCATATTTGCCGGGGATCTGTTCACCTTCTTTGTGTTCTGGGAATCCCTTACTGTGGGCTCTGTCATGCTGATCTGGAGCCGGAAGACCAAGGCGGCCCAGGCGGCCGGTTTCCGCTACCTGATGGTCCATGCCTTCGGCGGGCTGGTGCTGCTGGCCGGCATCGTGATCCATTATTCCCAGACCGGTTCCCTGGAAATGGCCCACTTTACCCTCAACGGCCTGGCCTCCTACCTGATGTTTTTCGGCATCGGTATTAACTGTGCCTGGCCCCTGGTCCACCCCTGGCTCACCGACGCCTATCCCGAAGCCACCATCGGCGGCACGGTGTTTCTTTCCGCATTTACCACAAAGACGGCGGTTTACGCCCTGGCCCGCCTCTATCCCGGCACCGAACTGCTGATCTGGATCGGCGTGGGCATGGCAGCCTTTCCCATTTTCTACGCGGTAATTGAAAATGACCTGAGACGGGTACTGGCCTATAGTCTGATCAACCAGGTCGGGTTCATGGTCGTGGGTATCGGCGTGGGCACGGAACTGGCCATCAACGGCGCCGTGGCCCATGCATTCAACGATATCCTTTTTAAGGGCCTGCTGTTCATGTCCATGGGAGCGGTGATGTACCGGACGGGCAAAATCAACGCCACCGACCTGGGCGGCCTGTATAAAAGCATGCCCTGGACCTGCGCCTTCTGCATTGTCGGTGCCGCGTCCATCTCGGCCTTCCCGCTGTTTTCAGGCTTTGTATCCAAATCCATGGTCATGTCCGCTGTGGCTGAAAATTCCCATCTGCCCGGACAGGGGGCATTGGTGGCCGTATGGCTGGTGCTGCTCTTTGCGGCTGCCGGCGTGTTTCACCATGCCGGGATCAAGATTCCCTTCTTTGCCTTTTTCGGCCATGACTCTGGCATCAGGGTCAAGGAAGCGCCCAAAAATATGCTCATTGCCATGGGCATGGCTGCCTTTTTGTGCATCTTCATCGGGACCTTTCCCAAGTTCCTCTACCGGGTGCTCCCCTTTGCCACGGATTACCAGCCCTATACCATCTCCCACGTGCTGACCCAGACCGAACTGCTCTTTTTCTCAGCCCTGGCATTTGCCCTGCTGCTGCTGGGCGGGATTTACCCTGCGGAACAGCGGGCCGTCAACCTGGATGCCGACTGGGTATACCGCAAAGGCGGCCGGGGCGTTTACGCCCTGCTGGCCAACACCCTGAATCCCATGAATGCCAAAAGCGAGTCGGTTTTCCAGCGGGTGATCGCATGGGCCACCCGGTTCTTTAAGGATGCCGGTGCCCGGATTGCCCTTTTTCTCTCCGTGAATGTCTGGCTGATGTCGGGGATGAAGAGAAAACGGCTAGAGCTTAAAAAGAACCGCCTGTACAACGATGTGCTGCAGGAAACCCTGCCCATCGGCATGGGGGCGGCAATCGCAGTTTCATTTATTATCCTGGTGTTTATTTTAACCTAG